Proteins encoded within one genomic window of SAR324 cluster bacterium:
- a CDS encoding SWIM zinc finger family protein, producing MAKVSKSWWGKRFIKALEDLMEENHLKRGKSCLASNRIMSFNIERNMVTARIRGNTNPNYGIYREPQYSVSIQMGIIARRDWDDLIEQLGRNAAWITRLILGEVPDGIQEVFSRQGFPLLPESRDDFSTSCSCPDYMNPCKHVAGVYYKIAELLDHDPLLLFELRGLPRQELRDRLMKTPLGQALSARMDDDSNNLEIVPQLHRFTPVHAVELPPDLTLKTFWRSTEKFPQFEPSSPAQIVGGLIKKQGDYPAFWNRDNSFLEIMDIIYQQVRNKIMR from the coding sequence ATGGCCAAAGTTTCAAAAAGCTGGTGGGGAAAACGCTTCATCAAAGCCCTTGAAGACCTCATGGAAGAAAATCACCTCAAGCGCGGCAAATCCTGTCTTGCTTCAAACAGGATTATGTCCTTCAACATTGAGCGGAATATGGTGACAGCCCGGATTCGTGGCAACACCAATCCAAATTATGGAATCTACAGGGAACCTCAATATTCTGTGAGCATTCAGATGGGCATTATCGCCAGACGTGACTGGGATGATCTCATTGAACAACTGGGGCGCAATGCCGCCTGGATCACCCGGTTGATTCTGGGGGAAGTGCCCGATGGCATTCAGGAGGTGTTTTCCAGACAGGGATTTCCGCTGTTGCCGGAGTCACGGGATGATTTTTCAACCTCCTGTTCCTGTCCTGATTATATGAATCCCTGCAAACATGTCGCCGGGGTTTATTACAAAATTGCTGAACTGCTGGATCATGATCCCCTGCTGCTGTTTGAATTGAGAGGATTGCCCCGGCAGGAACTGCGCGACCGCCTCATGAAAACTCCGTTGGGTCAGGCGTTGTCTGCCAGAATGGATGATGATTCCAATAATTTGGAAATTGTGCCTCAGCTCCATCGGTTCACGCCCGTTCATGCGGTGGAACTCCCACCAGACCTGACGCTGAAAACGTTCTGGCGTTCCACCGAAAAATTTCCACAGTTTGAGCCGTCCAGTCCAGCTCAAATTGTGGGTGGCTTGATTAAAAAACAGGGAGATTATCCAGCCTTCTGGAATCGGGATAATTCTTTTCTGGAAATCATGGATATCATCTATCAACAGGTTCGAAACAAAATCATGCGATAA